A stretch of Cicer arietinum cultivar CDC Frontier isolate Library 1 chromosome 5, Cicar.CDCFrontier_v2.0, whole genome shotgun sequence DNA encodes these proteins:
- the LOC101493753 gene encoding probable sarcosine oxidase, producing MEDSHYYDVIIIGAGIMGSSTAYYAATRGLKTLLLEQFDFLHHRGSSHGESRTIRAAYPQHYYYPLVIKSYELWQQAQAQAGYNVYFKAHHFDMAPSNDPTMLAVINSCRENNVSYELLRRDQVADKFSGRIDIPEDWVGLSTEHGGVIKATKAVVMFQTLARNNGAVLKDNAEVTDIKNDGGVVVLTKSGEKFRGKKCVVTVGAWVNKLVKKISGVEIPIQPLETHVCYWRIKEGHEGKFTLGSSDFPTFASCGKVTVYGTPAFEYPGLVKVAVHGGNPCDPDKRSWGPLVMMNELKEWVEGRFSGLVDSSEPVVKQSCMYSMTPDEDFVIDFLGGEFGKNVVLGGGFSGHGFKMAPVIGKILTQLALDGETNEVDLKHFRIGRFNVASKV from the coding sequence ATGGAAGATTCTCACTATTACGACGTCATTATCATCGGAGCTGGCATCATGGGCAGTTCCACCGCCTACTACGCCGCCACACGCGGCCTCAAAACCCTTTTACTTGAACAGTTCGATTTCCTCCACCACCGTGGTTCCTCCCACGGCGAATCTCGCACCATTCGTGCAGCCTATCCTCAACACTATTACTATCCTTTAGTCATCAAATCTTATGAACTCTGGCAACAGGCCCAAGCCCAAGCAGGCTACAACGTCTACTTCAAAGCCCATCATTTCGACATGGCCCCGTCCAACGATCCCACCATGCTCGCCGTCATCAACAGTTGCCGAGAAAACAACGTATCTTATGAACTCCTCCGCCGCGATCAGGTCGCCGATAAATTCTCCGGCCGCATCGACATTCCAGAAGATTGGGTTGGTCTCTCAACAGAGCACGGCGGCGTAATAAAAGCTACAAAAGCGGTGGTGATGTTTCAGACACTGGCGCGGAACAACGGCGCCGTTTTGAAAGACAATGCAGAAGTTACAGACATCAAAAACGACGGTGGCGTTGTCGTTTTAACAAAAAGCGGTGAAAAGTTTCGCGGGAAAAAATGCGTTGTTACAGTTGGAGCATGGGtgaataaattagttaaaaaaatcagCGGAGTTGAAATACCGATACAACCATTGGAAACTCACGTTTGTTATTGGAGAATAAAGGAAGGGCACGAAGGGAAATTCACACTTGGGAGTAGCGATTTTCCAACTTTCGCTAGTTGTGGAAAGGTTACTGTTTACGGAACACCTGCGTTTGAGTATCCGGGTTTGGTTAAAGTTGCGGTTCATGGTGGTAACCCGTGTGACCCGGATAAGAGATCGTGGGGCCCACTTGTTATGATGAATGAGCTGAAGGAGTGGGTTGAAGGGAGATTTTCTGGTTTGGTTGATTCGAGTGAACCTGTGGTGAAACAATCCTGCATGTATTCAATGACACCTGATGAGGATTTTGTGATTGATTTTTTGGGTGGTGAGTTTGGGAAGAATGTGGTTTTGGGTGGCGGGTTTTCGGGTCATGGGTTTAAGATGGCTCCTGTTATTGGTAAGATATTGACTCAACTCGCGCTGGATGGGGAAACTAATGAGGTTGATTTGAAACATTTCAGGATTGGAAGGTTCAACGTGGCATCTAAggtttag
- the LOC101492995 gene encoding serine/arginine-rich splicing factor RSZ22: MTRVYIGNLETGISRRELEKDFLVFGAIRNVWISRKPPGYAFIDFYNSGNAEDAIRELDGRHGWKVELSFTSGGRGGGGVGREGGGGVGRGGGGGGEGRGGGGGWFGGEGSKLNCFLCGEPGHFAQECPGGDSGRRRSRSPPRRINSPRQRSLSPRRRSYSKSPPDHERDSHEGVKHANGNGLKDARRSRS, translated from the exons ATGACTCGCGTGTATATTGGAAATCTTGAAACAGGAATTTCCAGGAGGGAACTTGAAAAAGATTTCCTTGTTTTTGGAGCTATACGAAA CGTGTGGATTTCAAGGAAGCCTCCTGGTTACGCTTTCATTGACTTTTATAACAGCGGAAATGCGGAAGATGCTATTCGTGAATTAGATG GAAGACATGGTTGGAAGGTAGAGCTTTCTTTCACCTCTGGAGGTAGAGGTGGAGGTGGAGTTGGAAGGGAAGGTGGAGGTGGAGTTGGAAGGGGGGGTGGAGGTGGAGGGGAAGGcagaggtggtggtggtggttggTTTGGTGGGGAAGGATCTAAGTTGAACTGTTTTCTGTGTGGTGAACCTGGTCATTTTGCCCAGGAGTGTCCTGGTGGTGATTCTGGAAGACGTCGGAGCCGCAGTCCACCTCGACGTATTAACAGTCCTCGTCAGCGGAGCTTGTCACCTCGTCGGCGCAGCTATAGCAAGTCACCTCCTGACCATGAGCGTGACTCACATGAGGGTGTAAAACATGCTAACGG AAATGGGTTAAAGGATGCACGTCGAAGCAGAAGTTGA